A single genomic interval of Sphaerodactylus townsendi isolate TG3544 linkage group LG08, MPM_Stown_v2.3, whole genome shotgun sequence harbors:
- the PDCD4 gene encoding programmed cell death protein 4, with product METENEQTDNVNSTELENLSDTPFSADEENGGTEEIKTEINGNWISATSINEAKINARAKRRLRKNSSRDSGRGDSVSDNGEALKSGVTVPTSPKGKYLDRRSRSGKGRGLPKKGGAGGKGVWGTPGQVYDVEEVDVKDPNYDDDQGNCVYETVVLPLDEKAFEKTLTPIIQEYFEHGDTNEVAEMLKDLNLGEMKYSVPVLAVSLALEGKASHREMTSKLLADLCGKVVSKNDVEKSFDRLLRDLPELVLDTPKAPQLVGQFIARAVGDGILCSSYIDGYKGTVDCVQARAALDRATVLFSMTKGGKRIDNVWGSGGGQQPVKHLVKEIDMLLKEYLLSGDVLEAERCLQELEVPHFHHELVYEAVVMVLESTGETNFKMMLNLLKSLWKSAVISMDQMKRGYERIYHEIPDINLDVPHSYSVLERFVEECFKAGIISKPLRDLCPSRGRKRFVSEGDGGRLKAESY from the exons ATGGAAACAGAAAATGAGCAGACAGACAATGTCAACTCTACTG aaCTGGAAAATCTAAGTGACACTCCATTTTCTGCTGATGAAGAAAATGGTGGAACTGAGGAAATAAAAACTGAAATCAACGGTAACTGGATCTCTGCAACATCAATTAATGAAGCTAAAATCAATGCTAGAGCAAAGAGGAGGCTAAGAAAAAATTCTTCCAGAGATTCTGGAAGAGGGGATTCTGTGAGTGACAATGGAGAAGCACTGAAAAGTGGAGTTACTGTGCCAACAAGTCCAAAAGGGAAGTATCTGGATAGACGGTCTCGATCAGGAAAGGGTAGAGGCCTCCCTAAGAAAG GTGGTGCAGGAGGCAAAGGGGTTTGGGGTACACCTGGACAAGTATATGATGTAGAAGAAGTGGATGTTAAAGATCCTAACTATGATGATGACCAG gGGAACTGTGTCTATGAAACTGTAGTGTTGCCTTTGGATGAAAAAGCGTTTGAGAAAACATTAACTCCAATAATCCAAGAGTATTTTGAACACGGGGATACTAATGAAGTTGCG GAGATGTTGAAAGATCTCAATCTTGGTGAAATGAAATACAGTGTACCAGTGTTGGCAGTATCCTTGGCATTAGAGGGGAAAGCTAGTCACCGAGAGATGACCTCCAAACTCCTTGCTGATCTGTGTGGGAAAGTGGTTAGCAAAAATGATGTGGAAAAGTCATTTGACAGGCTTCTCAGAGACTTGCCGGAATTGGTCTTGGACACTCCTAAAGCACCACAG CTGGTGGGTCAGTTCATTGCAAGAGCTGTTGGAGATGGAATTCTATGCAGTAGCTACATAGATGGCTACAAAGGCACTGTGGACTGTGTTCAGGCTCG TGCTGCTCTGGATAGAGCTACTGTGCTGTTTAGTATGACCAAAGGTGGAAAGCGCATAGACAATGTATGGGGATCTGGAGGCGGGCAACAGCCTGTGAAACATCTTGTTAAAGag ATTGATATGCTGTTGAAAGAATACCTTCTTTCAGGAGATGTTTTGGAAGCAGAACGTTGCCTTCAGGAGTTAGAAGTACCCCATTTTCACCATGAGCTTGTATATGAA GCTGTTGTGATGGTTTTGGAATCAACTGGAGAAACAAACTTCAAAATGATGCTCAATTTACTGAAATCCCTCTGGAAATCTGCTGTCATTAGTATGGATCAAATGAAGAGA GGTTATGAACGAATTTACCATGAAATCCCAGACATTAATCTTGATGTGCCACATTCATACTCTGTGCTTGAACGGTTTGTAGAGGAATGCTTTAAAGCAGGAATAATCTCCAAACCATTGAGAGACCTCTGTCCTTCCAG ggGAAGGAAGCGTTTTGTAAGTGAAGGAGATGGAGGCCGTCTGAAAGCTGAGAGCTATTGA